In Candidatus Woesearchaeota archaeon, the sequence TTGAGATCTTGTGAGGTGGTGAGTTTGAGTTTTTTGGGTAAGTGTGCAAAGAAGAGTTTTGTTGCTGAGGTGATCTCTTTGTAGTTGTTGAGGCTTTGGATTGCGTCGAAGTTGTCTATGAGAATGGTGTTGAATTGTTGTGAGAATTGGAGTGCGATTTTGACGAAACGCTCGTTGCTGGGTTTTTTCTTTTCAAATTCTGCGCTGAGCTCTTCGATAAGTTCTTTTCCTGGAACGTCAAGTGTTTTGAGGTAGTCAAGATCGCTAAAGAGTGGTTTTTCTTTGAGGTGTCTTTGGAGGTGTGAGAAGAGCAAGGAGCCAATGTAGTCTATGGCGAATTGGTCTGGGCTCATGCCTATGCGTGAGAAGTCGACATAGCACACTGGCTCCTTGAGGCGTTGCGAAAATTGATAGAGAAGCGTTGTTTTTCCAAATCCGGGTGGTGCTACGATGCATGCGTGGGTGTGCGAACTAAGGAAGTCTAGGTAGTCGTTTCGTTGCACCTCTTTTTTTACCATTTGGTATAAATGCGAGGTGGTGTATTTTTTTATAAATGTTCCGTATTTGTAGTGTAATTCTTTAAAATGCACTCCAAAATCCGCCCAAACCAAAAAATACCAAATGGCATAATTTTAATTGAATAATTTATTTAATGGTATTAATACCAAACGGTATAAACCATGATTCTCAAAAAAAAATAATCGGAATATATACCAAATGGTATTAAACAGTTGATAAAAAAAAAGACTTACTTAATCTCAACCCGAGTACCAACAGCCTGGCCAGGCATCCCTTTTTCAAAAAGCACGCGCAACGCTCCTTTGTTTCCATGAGCAGCACGCACCTCACCCTTGATCTCTTTACCTGCAGAGGTTTTCCACACAACAGTTTTACCAACCATTTTTTGAGCGGTTTCCTTGTCAGTGCAATCCTTCATTACGATAATCATCTGATTGCCCGTTTGGACATGCCTACCCATTCTGTAATTTACAATAGTTGCATCCATAGAGGTTCCAAGACTCCGACCTGTTTATAAAGATTGCGGAGAAATTTGGAGAAGAAACCTCCGAAAACAGCACTTAAAAACATATTAGGAAACTAAACCAAACCCACACTCATCCCTAACAAAAGATTTCCCTTCCTCAATACGCTGGGCAACCCCTGAGAGATCCGATATAACCCACTTAGGAGCTTCATCCCCCCTCCCAAGGAGTACGCCATATGTTGTTGATTCTACTTCTTTTAATGCACGCGTTGCAAACATTGCTTGGTCTCGTGCAGAGGCATAAAGAATTACTGCGTCTTGCACATCTCCTGCGCGACTGCAATTGTTAAGAGGACTAAGCTCTAAAAAAAGAGCATTCGCATCATACCATGCATCTTGTGCTTTAAGCTGAGCAATACGTGCTTCAAGAAATGTCTTCATTACAGAATAATCCTTCAACTGCTCTGATAACCCCTGACGCAACATGATAAGTTCAGCAAGATACGCAGCAATGTTCTTCTGATCTATCATCACACCTCCCAAAGATTCCTGAGCATATGACGTTGCAAATTGCTCGTCAAGCAATTGAATTTTTTCCAAGAGCGAAGGAAAACGCATTTCTTCTTGTTCGTGTGTAACGCAACCTACGAGAAAGAAAGCAAAGAACAAGATAAGAAAACCTTTTGCAAGTACCCTCCCCTTCATAACACTCCCACAATAGCACCTTCTTTTTAAAGATTATTCTTACACCATAATCGGTAGTAACAAATATTTTTATAGTTAGAAACCATCTTCTCCACAAGAGTTTGGTTAAGAGGTGAACCCCCTATTTTAAAGCACGATCGCCACGTGGACGAATTGATACAGCAAATCAAGCCAGAATACGACGTGATTGTTCGCAATGTTGCACTGTTCTCCAAACGAAAACGGCTAGTTGCAGAAATTGATGTTCTCGCGTTTAAAGATGGAGTGTGTGACGTGTATGAAGTAAAATGTTCTCACAGAGTATCAAAAGCGAAAAGACAACTGGTAAAAATTAAAAAACTTCTCTCAAAGAATCATTGTGTTGGCGAGGCGTTTTTCTACTGTGGAGCATCACAACTCTTAATTCCCCTCTCCAAGCAACAGTTGCGACTAAGAAACTGCAAGCCATACTAAAAAGAAAAAAATGCACAGGGTCTAGAGAAAATAGAGTATGGTTGGCAGTAATAAACAACCCATGCCGAAATGTTTAGGAACTCCCAACGCATTAATAACAATTCCCGCCGAAGTTGCAAGCAATAAAACAAACACTCCTTGCCAAGAGCCAAGAAAAAAAGTGACCAACACAATCAACACGATAACGCCAATCACAACTTTCTTGTAAGGTAGTATGTTCATTAATAGACTTGCTCGTCGTGCTATGAATAGCGTAACAAAAACACACATTGCACCAACGATCACTGACACGATAAAAAAATACGCCAGGTCAAAAAACGT encodes:
- a CDS encoding 50S ribosomal protein L35ae codes for the protein MDATIVNYRMGRHVQTGNQMIIVMKDCTDKETAQKMVGKTVVWKTSAGKEIKGEVRAAHGNKGALRVLFEKGMPGQAVGTRVEIK